The window GATCCTCCACTGCCATGCGTCCCGTCATGGGGCCCTGTTGTCCCAGACCACAGTAGCCTAGCTCAGTCTTTGCCTAGCTCAGTCGTCGCCTACCTTAGTCTTCACTGTGAATGCCTTTTCTCCTTATCTCCTCCacgactgtcccctcctctgaactgaaaactgctctgacctcgccccatccccctcctcccttcccaaaggaaaaaatgCGGCAACTTTAAAATCCAagcggctagaggcctgggaacaggctgtgcgacctgctccttccctctccccaccttttctccagcctccaggtccctggcttccactgctccttccattttcccttggATATCAGCGCATTCTAACATTTCCTCCCACTTTTgctgcaatacctacctctctcaggctcaccgaggGCCTCCCACCGTCCCCGAAGAAGATTCGGCGGCACCATCCAGGACCggatgacccatcattcctcacaggctcttacctggcaagggaccctccaattttgctcaggtttttcatattttcaggtgaaacggacatggaatgatgagggaatcatcaagtctactgtctggatgggaaatcctctagtgtcactctctatttacgaaccctggacctactcctatgcccactctcatcaacacaactttccctCTACTCTCAAACATcagtccctcctcctctacatcctgctggatttctgtcactggctcgaaccctcatcatagccactcaatTCCAACCTATTGAACCATCTAAgtaaactctctctagaaattcgcagctcctggccggacctcctgaccagggccccgacCAAACTCcggctacaccaaggagccccattttcttgaacctttttgactcttcttgctcaaccaccGTCTTCTTACTTATCCCCCTCCCCTGGTTACATATCTCCCATATCTGTCTTTACCCAGGCAGCTGCTCCGAGAACACGagaacaggtttctgcccaagccagagccgaccgaccaggactcccaagaccagcccttcaccctggtaactcggtcctccttaagaacctacaaccacaagccttggagcctaggtggacGGGACTTCACGctgtaatcctcacagcccccactgcgGCCAAGCTGCTTGGCGACCCCAGCTTGATGACCTGTCCTGGCACCGCCTCTCCAGGCTCAAGAGGACCCCGGAGCAACATGACatctataaatgtgaggtgttgggccccactaaggtccgCCTTAACCGCCCtacccttctccttccttctcccggccctgagcaacctacacccacccccacccgcttatgtgtggaggttcaaggtccgTGAAACCTACTACCAGAACGGCAAACAAGTCACCTGGCAGGTAGGATATCAGGACTGCCCTCTGTTCGGATGTCAGACAAAGATCCAGATGGCTGTCGACATCCAGTCAGTGTCCAATACTGGCTGACCCTATGTCTGTTTTGCTTACAACCAGCAGAACCCAGACAGATGTAATCAAGATGTCAACACCTATGGGGTTGCCACGGGAGAGACTGCATACCACACcgcagccagtctcaccaaggccagcccaggtaccttcttttggtgcaacGGCACCTTAAGGAActgcatgaactcctctgaccccgggccttgcttcgtggtcacagtagttccccaactaaccttgtatggagagtcggagctcactggttgctccctccatcccatccctggacccgccgggctgccttcctccctgtcatgttaggggtgagtatcgctgcctcagtaggcctcactggggggccctcgggaacagtctggtcactgctcagtactttaatgacaagctccagttagccctggagtctactactgcctcttttagcctccctacagcagcaagtgacatcagtagcccaagtagccctacagaaccagcgCTCCTCAGACTTCTGgatgcagaaaaaggaggaacctgcatattccttcaggaagaatgctgttactaCAGTGAGTccggagtagtggagcaaaacgtaaacgtacagaccctgactaagctgagtgaagaactacatgcaggacacttccaggacaactctccttccggctggttccaaagcccttagctacctgggtcctacccatgatagggcccctgattctcatctgtgtcttttttcttctagccccctgcctcctcaagttcatccacTCCCGGATCACGGAGATGTCACgggtgactgtgaatcagctcctgctccatccctacgCTCGGCTGCCCTCTGATCTGCCtctgcctaaccctggcctttaaacGCCCCCCTCGTGGCCCTTAGCCAGCTGGAAGCAGTTAGAACGAGTCACCGTCCTTTATCACCAAAAGGCCGggatgttaggtcggagagagcccaggatcggatacatgtgatgagacaatggacttcccctggcaTTTCTGgcagatcagcgtgccagacacagatacaggcttctccctgaatccacaatgacccccacacagatactgactcattcctgaatacctggctgacccctgcagctgaaacttcctcaactgaatacctcagctcatgtccccgcccctcacccaactgcagtataaaaaaaagcacccccctccctgttggcgtgaatccacgtgccctgtccttggggtacgtgggtctcccggggacgcagaaataaaccttttcctttcctttcttttctgattcactgggctctctatttcttgcgccgcctcctgagccacctaacctaacataaGGGATTAAAAATCACTTTGTTAATTTGTAAGGATAAAAAGAACTAGATAAGTGCCAGCATAATTTTGCAATCTATAGGATGAGGGTAAGTTAAATGGACTCTACACTAAAATGCCTGCAAAGGTTGGGGGGAAAATTTTTCAAACTTCAGAACCCCAAAAGGCTCAGTAATTGAACCAATGATTATACCAGGCAGCTCTGAAGGAGAAGGTGAGTATGGGTGGAGCTGGAAACAGGACGATTagttaaaaacttgtaagaagtTAAACTATTAAATTCCGTTCCTCAAGCCAGGGCAGCCAGAGGAGACTGCCTTTTCCCCATCCTGGCAAAAGACAGAAAGTTTCTTTTCAGGGCAGGTTGAAACATAGAGGATCTGGTTACGTTTTGAGTACCTTATTGGGAAGAGAGGTTAGGTAAAGTCTACATATTGAACCATGAGACCCTTTCTCATTCCCCTTTTGATTCCTCTCAGAACACAATGGCCACTAAGCTTAACCACCCTCTTCCACCACCCAATAAAGGTTTGTGGGAGGACATTACGAGGGAAACTGAGCAGCCTAAGAGAAAAGACCGACAGATAATAACTGTTGAGAGTCCCTCAACTAATGAAGTCCTGCATATATACCCACAGAGCTCCCAATATCATGCCAAATTCTATATATGCGTGAAGGTCTGTCTGGGATCCCAAGGTAACAGGAAGAGCACAGAGACCAGTGTTCAGTGCAGGATCATAGGTGCAGGCAATGCCCTCCTGGCTTCCCCACAACCCCTACCACTTAGTCCCCACATCTTCATACAGTCATGCATCCCTTATTATGCAGTGAGTTACCAGGGAGGACATAATGACAAACCTGCCCACGGGATCCTCAATCCTGTTTTCGtatgctgggcctcagttgtttcCTGCAGTGAACTTTCTCCTTAACGAGAAGTTGTAACATGAGGAACATATCCATTTGAGCTCAAAAAGTCAGCAAATGAGTTAGATGCTCTCAACATTTTCCTACTCTGgatgtcaccccccccccctccatgctTAGCATTCGCAGAACATCAAATCTCACACAAAAATCCTGAGAATCAAAGGTCCATCTCACATCCTGATCATGAAAGCagctaaagagaaaggaaatgtaaaGACAATTAGAGTTGTGAATATATTGCCCAATTAGTCACAAAAAGTAATATAGGCCCAGAGAGGTTCAATATATCTACCCTCCTCTGATCCTTAAGCTGTATGCTTAATGTAGCTAAT is drawn from Myotis daubentonii chromosome 3, mMyoDau2.1, whole genome shotgun sequence and contains these coding sequences:
- the LOC132229576 gene encoding uncharacterized protein LOC132229576, with the protein product MKAAAPRTREQVSAQARADRPGLPRPALHPGNSVLLKNLQPQALEPRWTGLHAVILTAPTAAKLLGDPSLMTCPGTASPGSRGPRSNMTSINVRCWAPLRSALTALPFSFLLPALSNLHPPPPAYVWRFKVRETYYQNGKQVTWQQNPDRCNQDVNTYGVATGETAYHTAASLTKASPGTFFWCNGTLRNCMNSSDPGPCFVVTVVPQLTLYGESELTGCSLHPIPGPAGLPSSLSC